The segment CAAACGACTGTGGCGCACCGATCGAACGCATGCCCAAGCGGCTGAGCAGGCTGCCCTCGGCCGGGCCAATAAACAAAACGCCGTCCTCACAGGTCAGACGCTTGAGCACATCCAGTGCTTTCTGCTGGGTTTTAAGATCAAAGTAGATCAAGAGGTTGCGGCAGAACACAAAGTCATAAGGCGCATGACTGCCTGCCAGCGCCGGGTCCAGCAAGTTGGCGACAGTGAAGCGGACCTGTTCGCAGACCCGCCCGGACAGTTGATAACCGTCAGTCTCAAGGCTGAAGTAGCGCTCGCGAAAATCAGTTTGCTGACCACGAAAAGAGTTTTTGCCATACAGGGCAGTCTGGGCCCTTTGGACTGAAAGCGGGCTGACATCCAGCGCTTCGACTTTAAATTGATGCGCAGCAAAACCGGCATCGAACAGCGCCATTGCAATCGAATACGGCTCTTCGCCGGTCGAACACGGCACGCTCAGGATTCGCAGGGCGCGCCGATTGCCGATTTGGGCCAGGCGCTGTCTGGCCAGGCGTCCCAGCGTGACAAAGGACTCGGGATAACGAAAAAACCAGGTTTCGGGCACGATCACGGATTCGATCAGGGCCTGCTGTTCATCCTGGGAGCTGAGCAGGTGCTGCCAGTAGCGATCGTTGTCGACCATGTGCAGCGCAATGCAACGCTGGCGAACGGCACGTTCAATAATGGCCGGACCGACCGAAGCCACATCCAGGCCGATTCGCTGCTTCAGAAAATCGAAAAAGCGTTGATCGGTACTCATGGGCTCACCTGCGCGCAGGCATCATCTTCACCTTGGGCAAAAAGCAACGCATACACCGCCGGGCTCAGCAACTCATCGACGCTCAACCACTGCAACAGCCCCGCTTCGTCTTTGCGCACGGGCCCCAGATAAGGCGCATCGCAGTTATCGATGCAATAGGGCTGAAACTCTGCGGGATCACAGCGCAAGGTATCGCTGGCCTGCTCAAGCAGCAGACCGAGCAATTGCCCGCGATAGTTGACCAGCACCAAACGGGTGCTGGTGCGGGCCACGGCGTCGGTGCCAAACGTCATGGCGCTGATATCGATCACCGGAATCATTCGGTCACGGTGAGCGAACACCCCGGCCACCCACGCAGGGGCATGGGCAATGGGCTTGAGCGGCAAGCGCGGCAGCACCTCGACGACATCGGTGGCGGCCAGGGCATAGCGCTCGTTGCCAATGTAAAACACCAGAAACAGGCGTTGCTTGGGCACCTTCGCGCCCGCGTGCTTGGCTAGAGGCTCGCTCATCAGACTTTGAAGCGCGAAACGCCGCTGCGCAGCCCGACGGCAACCTGACTGAGTTCGTCGATCGCAAAGCTGGCCTGGCGCAAGGACTCGACGGTCTGGCTGCTGGCATCACCCAGTTGTACCAGCGCGAGGTTGATCTGCTCGGCACCCGTGGCCTGAGCCTGCATGCCCTCATTGACCATCAGCACACGCGGCGCAAGGGCCTGGACCTGATGGATGATTTGCGACAATTGCTCGCCCACCTGCTGCACCTCGGACATGCCGCGACGCACCTCTTCAGAAAACTTGTCCATGCCCATCACGCCTGCAGAGACCGCCGACTGAATTTCGCGCACCATCTGCTCGATATCGTAAGTGGCCACAGCGGTCTGGTCAGCCAAACGCCGGACTTCCGTGGCGACCACGGCGAAACCACGGCCATATTCACCGGCTTTTTCAGCTTCGATGGCGGCGTTGAGCGACAACAGGTTGGTCTGGTCGGCCACTTTGACGATGGTCACGACCACCTGATTAATGTTGCCGGCCTTCTCGTTGAGGATGGCCAGCTTGGCATTGACCAGATCGGCGGCGCCCATGACCGAGTGCATGGTTTCTTCCATGCGGGCCAGGCCTTGCTGCCCGGAACCGGCCAGTATCGAAGCCTGATCCGCTGCCGAAGTCACTTCGGTCATGGTGCGCACCAGGTCACGGGACGTGGCTGCAATTTCACGGGACGTGGCGCCGATCTCGGTAGTGGTCGCAGCGGTCTCAGTGGCCGTGGCCTGTTGCTGCTTGGAGGTGGCGGCGATTTCAGTGACCGAGGTGGTGACCTGCACCGAAGAGCGCTGGGCTTGGGATACCAGCGAAGTCAGCTCCGCCATCATGTCGTTAAAGCCGGTTTCAACTGCACCGAACTCGTCCTTGCGCTCCAGGTTCAAGCGCGAGCTCAAGTCACCGGAGCGCATGACTTCGAGAATCGAAACGATGCGCTGCATCGGCGACATGATCGCCTGCAGCAACAGGAAGCCACACAGCGCCGCGGCCAGTACGGCAATCACCAGCGAAACAATCATGCTGATCTTGGCAGTCATTACCGCTTGACCAATGTTGTCGGTTGCAAGAACAGCGGACTCGCGATTGCCATCGATAATATCGTTGAGGGCCTTGCGTCCAGCCATCCAGGCCGGGGCAAGTTCCTCGCCAAGCACCTTGTGGGCCTGTGCAAAGTCCTTGTTCTGATACAGGTCCAGAACCTTCGCCAACACCAGGCCGTATTCCTCATGAAGACGTACGAAGCTCTCGTAGTGAGCGTTGTCGTCACCTTCAAAAATGGTGCTGCGATAGTTCTTCAGTTCCCTGTTCAAGCGGTCTTCGTAATTGGCGTACAGCTTTTGGTCTTCGTTGGTCAGATCACGCTGGTTGAGCGAACCCACCAGTTCCAGGGTCAAGACATAGCTGTCGACCCAGGCACTGCGAATCATCGAGCTGTAATAAACCCCGGGGATCGAGTCGGTTTGCACCTTCTCTTCGCTGCTTTGGATTGAGAGCAGGCGCGAGTAAGACGCCACAACCATCAGCAACATAATGGCGATGATTACAGCAAAGCTCGCCAAGATGCGTTGGCGTAACGTCCAGTTCTTCACAGTCGATCCTCGGGAGCCATTCAAATGAAGGCGAGTATAGCCGAGGGTACGCAAGGATTCGTACAGACGTTGAGACAGATCTCACAGCAACAAACAAAAAAGCCTACGCATAAAAACAGACTAAATAAGTAGGAGATCACAAATTGTGCTCAATCTGTGGGAGCGGGCTTGCTCGCGATTCAGGCGACGCGGTGGATCTGGCAAACCGCGTTGCTTTCATCGCGAGCAAGCCCGCTCCCACAGGTCAGGTGTCACTCATACAATCCGGGGGTT is part of the Pseudomonas sp. ML2-2023-3 genome and harbors:
- a CDS encoding CheR family methyltransferase; translation: MSTDQRFFDFLKQRIGLDVASVGPAIIERAVRQRCIALHMVDNDRYWQHLLSSQDEQQALIESVIVPETWFFRYPESFVTLGRLARQRLAQIGNRRALRILSVPCSTGEEPYSIAMALFDAGFAAHQFKVEALDVSPLSVQRAQTALYGKNSFRGQQTDFRERYFSLETDGYQLSGRVCEQVRFTVANLLDPALAGSHAPYDFVFCRNLLIYFDLKTQQKALDVLKRLTCEDGVLFIGPAEGSLLSRLGMRSIGAPQSFAFCHSHEPAPAARPVLAEFKPLMRPQPPTPLPPPANRPFAPRPQAHAAPKAPSTAEDPMVLLERIATLANEGKSTEARAVCEQFLQRHDPQAEVFYWLGLLSDVQGQTAEAQVFYRKALYLEPQHSQALAHLAALLASQGDTAGAQRLNERAARNGRSAQSERKQ
- a CDS encoding methyl-accepting chemotaxis protein, which gives rise to MKNWTLRQRILASFAVIIAIMLLMVVASYSRLLSIQSSEEKVQTDSIPGVYYSSMIRSAWVDSYVLTLELVGSLNQRDLTNEDQKLYANYEDRLNRELKNYRSTIFEGDDNAHYESFVRLHEEYGLVLAKVLDLYQNKDFAQAHKVLGEELAPAWMAGRKALNDIIDGNRESAVLATDNIGQAVMTAKISMIVSLVIAVLAAALCGFLLLQAIMSPMQRIVSILEVMRSGDLSSRLNLERKDEFGAVETGFNDMMAELTSLVSQAQRSSVQVTTSVTEIAATSKQQQATATETAATTTEIGATSREIAATSRDLVRTMTEVTSAADQASILAGSGQQGLARMEETMHSVMGAADLVNAKLAILNEKAGNINQVVVTIVKVADQTNLLSLNAAIEAEKAGEYGRGFAVVATEVRRLADQTAVATYDIEQMVREIQSAVSAGVMGMDKFSEEVRRGMSEVQQVGEQLSQIIHQVQALAPRVLMVNEGMQAQATGAEQINLALVQLGDASSQTVESLRQASFAIDELSQVAVGLRSGVSRFKV
- a CDS encoding chemotaxis protein CheW; its protein translation is MSEPLAKHAGAKVPKQRLFLVFYIGNERYALAATDVVEVLPRLPLKPIAHAPAWVAGVFAHRDRMIPVIDISAMTFGTDAVARTSTRLVLVNYRGQLLGLLLEQASDTLRCDPAEFQPYCIDNCDAPYLGPVRKDEAGLLQWLSVDELLSPAVYALLFAQGEDDACAQVSP